The Planococcus liqunii genome includes a region encoding these proteins:
- a CDS encoding NAD(P)/FAD-dependent oxidoreductase: MRKLVLLGGGYGNMRILLRLLPNNLPLDTEIILIDRTPFHSMKTEFYALAAGTASDHEVRVAFPESDRLTMVHGEIEKISMDENCVVMENGDCIEYDDLVIGLGCEDKYHSVPGADEFTYSIQTIGKTRETFKTLLGLPSGAVVGVVGAGLSGIELASELRESRQDLQIKLFDRSPRILRDFPERLSNFVKKWFDKNNVEVIPSSNITKVEPNLLYNHEDTIPVDAVVWTAGIQPVKVVRELGLESDSSGRIVINQYHQIPNHENVYVVGDCAALPMAPSAQLAEEQAEQIVKVLSATWRNQPLPEQMPEIQLKGFLGSLGKKQGFAYLADRTVTGRIARLMKSGVLWMYKWHNG; this comes from the coding sequence ATGCGAAAATTAGTTTTACTCGGCGGTGGATATGGGAATATGCGGATATTACTTCGCCTGTTGCCAAATAACCTTCCGCTTGATACCGAAATTATTTTAATCGACCGAACGCCATTCCATAGCATGAAGACGGAATTTTATGCGCTTGCTGCAGGAACAGCGTCGGACCATGAAGTGCGGGTGGCATTCCCTGAAAGCGACCGCTTGACAATGGTCCACGGAGAAATTGAAAAAATCAGCATGGATGAAAACTGCGTTGTCATGGAAAACGGCGACTGCATCGAATACGATGATTTGGTCATTGGCTTGGGCTGTGAAGACAAATACCACAGCGTTCCAGGAGCGGACGAATTCACGTACAGCATCCAGACGATCGGCAAAACACGCGAAACCTTTAAAACGCTCTTAGGCCTTCCTTCTGGCGCGGTAGTTGGCGTTGTTGGCGCCGGCCTTAGCGGAATTGAACTGGCAAGCGAACTGCGTGAAAGCAGACAAGATCTTCAAATCAAGCTGTTCGACCGGAGTCCGCGAATTTTGCGGGACTTCCCGGAACGCTTAAGCAATTTCGTTAAAAAATGGTTCGATAAAAACAACGTGGAAGTGATTCCGAGCTCCAACATCACGAAAGTGGAGCCGAATCTTCTTTATAACCACGAAGACACGATTCCGGTGGATGCGGTAGTTTGGACGGCAGGCATCCAACCGGTGAAAGTAGTGCGTGAACTGGGGCTTGAAAGCGACAGCAGCGGACGCATTGTGATCAACCAGTACCACCAAATTCCAAATCATGAAAACGTCTATGTTGTGGGCGACTGTGCGGCGTTGCCAATGGCGCCATCTGCGCAGCTGGCAGAAGAACAAGCGGAACAAATTGTCAAAGTGCTGTCGGCAACTTGGAGAAACCAGCCGCTGCCTGAGCAGATGCCGGAAATCCAGCTAAAAGGATTCCTTGGGTCGCTCGGCAAAAAGCAAGGTTTCGCTTATCTGGCAGACCGTACTGTAACAGGCCGCATTGCCCGTCTGATGAAGTCTGGCGTGCTTTGGATGTACAAATGGCATAATGGCTGA
- a CDS encoding MFS transporter — MDHMHPITDIEKRTVKKTMKRILPFILLLYAVAFLDRINLGFAALEMNADLALTAEVFGLLSGLFFIGYFLFEVPSNLMLKKFGAKLWISRIMITWGIIVVLTGFVQSAAHLYILRFLLGVAEAGFTPGIILYLTYWFRARERGKATAVFFVALPLSALVGAPLSTWIIDTISWGGLAGWRWMFILEGIPAVLLGIVVLFYLTNKPADAKWLTVEEKTWLEGELEKERELSSMVNKTSHRAMLKDSKVWKLSLVNMAGFVAVNGLSYWMPTILKSLSSSSTTNIQIGWLAMIPSLIAIPAILFVGWNADRTNSYKKHLIACISIAMVGLIGCALVPTAPLMVLMLSITSAGLYGISGSFYAYLTFFFTQSTAPAGIALVSSLSAIGGFIGPMLLGVVELREGMFVIAGFMLISLVTLFTLKLEKNRKNELIAEQPLEVSN, encoded by the coding sequence ATGGATCATATGCACCCAATAACTGATATTGAAAAAAGAACGGTCAAGAAAACGATGAAAAGGATTTTGCCGTTTATTTTACTTCTTTATGCAGTTGCTTTTTTGGATAGGATCAATCTTGGGTTTGCTGCTCTAGAGATGAATGCAGATTTAGCCTTAACAGCTGAAGTATTCGGTTTGTTATCGGGTTTATTCTTTATCGGTTATTTCCTGTTTGAAGTTCCAAGTAATTTGATGTTAAAAAAGTTTGGTGCAAAATTATGGATTTCTCGTATTATGATTACTTGGGGAATTATCGTTGTATTGACGGGGTTTGTACAATCTGCTGCACATTTGTATATACTGCGCTTCTTACTTGGGGTGGCTGAAGCGGGTTTTACTCCTGGCATCATTCTTTACTTAACGTATTGGTTCAGAGCGCGTGAAAGAGGGAAAGCAACCGCTGTCTTTTTCGTCGCGTTGCCCTTGAGTGCGTTGGTAGGGGCACCGCTGTCTACTTGGATTATCGATACAATTTCTTGGGGTGGTTTAGCAGGATGGAGATGGATGTTCATTTTAGAAGGTATACCGGCCGTGCTATTGGGAATTGTTGTTTTGTTTTACCTGACAAATAAGCCGGCTGATGCGAAGTGGCTGACAGTTGAAGAAAAAACATGGCTTGAAGGCGAATTGGAAAAAGAGAGAGAGTTAAGCTCTATGGTTAATAAAACTTCGCATCGTGCCATGTTGAAAGATTCGAAAGTCTGGAAATTGTCTCTTGTTAATATGGCCGGCTTCGTTGCTGTAAATGGGTTGTCATATTGGATGCCGACAATTCTTAAATCTTTATCTTCTTCTTCGACGACAAATATTCAAATCGGCTGGTTGGCCATGATTCCATCACTTATCGCCATTCCGGCCATACTGTTTGTTGGATGGAATGCAGATCGGACAAACTCTTATAAAAAGCATTTAATTGCCTGCATTTCAATTGCTATGGTTGGCCTCATAGGATGTGCGCTGGTACCGACTGCTCCTTTAATGGTCCTAATGTTATCGATTACTTCTGCAGGATTATACGGAATATCGGGTTCATTCTATGCATATTTAACGTTCTTCTTTACGCAATCAACAGCACCTGCAGGCATTGCCTTGGTAAGCTCGCTTTCTGCAATTGGCGGTTTTATTGGCCCGATGCTGCTGGGTGTCGTAGAGTTAAGAGAAGGCATGTTTGTTATTGCTGGCTTTATGCTTATCAGTCTCGTTACACTTTTCACTTTAAAACTAGAGAAGAACCGAAAGAACGAGCTTATAGCAGAACAACCTCTTGAAGTTTCAAATTAA
- a CDS encoding YuzD family protein, with protein MPKEISIEVYGTDVICASCVNAPSSIDTYEWLEAAISRKYKDQPFSITYIDIEKQQDLEHRKDYAQRILDDEFFYPLVLVEGEVVGEGYVQLKPVYKELEKHGFSAEA; from the coding sequence ATGCCAAAAGAAATCTCGATTGAAGTTTACGGAACCGATGTTATTTGTGCAAGCTGCGTCAATGCCCCTTCTTCCATAGACACCTATGAATGGCTCGAAGCGGCAATTTCTCGTAAATACAAGGACCAGCCATTTTCAATTACCTATATCGATATTGAGAAACAGCAAGACCTGGAACACCGCAAAGACTACGCCCAGCGGATCCTGGACGATGAATTTTTCTATCCGCTTGTATTAGTCGAAGGCGAAGTTGTCGGCGAAGGCTACGTCCAGTTGAAACCGGTATACAAAGAACTTGAAAAGCACGGCTTCTCAGCAGAAGCATAA
- a CDS encoding NifU family protein has product MTEAMMESQVMEVLDKLRPFLLRDGGDCELVDVEDGIVKLRLLGACGSCPSSTITLKAGIERALMEEIPGVVEVEQVF; this is encoded by the coding sequence ATGACTGAAGCTATGATGGAAAGCCAAGTAATGGAAGTCTTAGATAAATTGCGTCCATTCCTTTTGCGTGACGGTGGAGACTGTGAGCTTGTAGATGTGGAGGATGGAATCGTAAAACTTCGTCTTCTGGGTGCATGCGGAAGCTGCCCAAGTTCGACCATTACATTAAAAGCAGGTATTGAACGCGCATTGATGGAAGAAATTCCTGGCGTTGTAGAAGTAGAACAAGTATTTTAA
- a CDS encoding HesB/IscA family protein, with protein sequence MAQVVEITEAASFQVKEMMRHNEEEDSFLRVAVKGGGCSGLTYGMGFEKEQGSDDDILEQFGIRILVAREDAPILTGTVVDYKQSLMGGGFTIENPNAIASCGCGTSFRTAKKAGTPESC encoded by the coding sequence ATGGCACAAGTAGTTGAAATTACTGAAGCGGCTTCTTTTCAAGTCAAAGAAATGATGCGCCATAACGAAGAAGAAGATTCATTTCTTCGCGTAGCTGTTAAAGGCGGAGGCTGCAGCGGATTGACATACGGAATGGGCTTTGAAAAAGAACAAGGCTCTGATGATGATATATTGGAACAATTCGGCATCCGCATTTTAGTGGCGAGAGAAGATGCACCTATTTTGACCGGTACAGTAGTTGATTACAAGCAGTCATTGATGGGCGGCGGCTTCACCATTGAAAACCCGAACGCCATCGCTTCATGCGGCTGTGGAACTTCTTTCCGAACTGCCAAAAAAGCGGGTACGCCGGAAAGTTGTTAA